A stretch of Lathyrus oleraceus cultivar Zhongwan6 chromosome 6, CAAS_Psat_ZW6_1.0, whole genome shotgun sequence DNA encodes these proteins:
- the LOC127097869 gene encoding dihydrolipoyllysine-residue acetyltransferase component 1 of pyruvate dehydrogenase complex, mitochondrial isoform X1, with the protein MALSRLRHPLISHSLRILSSSTRSISRTPNSRIYSVGGNGNLRPTSWSRLTGVCDRPLKSKWIGVKFFSSSDFPHEVLGMPALSPTMTQGNIAKWRKKEGDKIAVGDILCEIETDKATLEFESLEEGFLAKILVPDGSKDVPVGQPIAITVEEESDIQNVSASVGDESKVEEKKPTNQDVADEESKPESTSTIDTSDLPPHEILGMPALSPTMNQGNIAKWNKKEGDKIEVGDILCEIETDKATLEFESLEEGYLAKIVAPEGTKEVAVGQPIAITVEDAGDIEAVKNSFSSSSVNQKEKAPQPSTKSEVKTHKNNTARISPAAKLLITEYGLDASTLNATGPLSTLLKSDVLSAIKSGKLSPKPASSKAKAPSSQSHQAAASHESKSDLKQSEAYEDFPNSQIRKVIAKRLLESKINTPHLYLSSDVILDPLLSLRKDLKEQYDVKVSVNDIIIKVVAAALKNVPEANAYWSDEKGEVILCDSVDISIAVATEKGLMTPILKNADHKTISAISSEVKELAAKARAGKLKPQEFQGGTFSISNLGMYPVDKFCAIINPPQACILAVGRGNKVVEPVIDADGIEKPSVATKLNLTLSADHRVFDGKVGGAFLSALKSNFSDIKRLLL; encoded by the exons ATGGCACTCTCGCGCCTTCGCCACCCTCTCATCTCTCATTCCCTTCGTATCCTCTCTTCCTCCACCAGATCCATTTCTCG AACTCCGAATTCAAGGATTTATTCTGTCGGTGGTAATGGGAATCTAAG GCCTACATCTTGGTCTAGGCTTACTGGAGTATGTGATAGACCCTTGAAGTCAAAG TGGATTGGTGTCAAATTCTTCTCATCTTCAG ATTTTCCGCATGAAGTCCTTGGCATGCCAGCTTTATCTCCTACAATG ACCCAAGGTAATATTGCAAAATGGAGGAAAAAAGAAGGGGATAAG ATAGCAGTGGGTGATATACTATGTGAAATTGAAACTGACAAAGCTACACTTGAATTTGAAAGTCTTGAAGAAGG ATTTCTGGCTAAGATATTGGTACCTGATGGTTCAAAGGATGTGCCAGTTGGACAACCGATTGCAATAACA GTTGAGGAGGAAAGCGACATTCAAAATGTCTCTGCTTCTGTGGGGGATGAGAGCAAGGTTGAGGAGAAGAAACCAACAAATCAGGATGTTGCGGATGAGGAAAGTAAACCAGAATCAACTTCTACAATTGATACATCAGATCTTCCACCCCACGAAATTCTCGGAATGCCTGCTTTGTCCCCAACAATG AACCAAGGAAACATTGCTAAATGGAATAAAAAAGAAGGAGACAAG ATTGAAGTGGGTGACATATTATGCGAGATAGAGACAGACAAAGCTACCCTTGAATTTGAAAGTCTTGAAGAGGG ATACTTAGCTAAGATAGTTGCACCAGAAGGTACAAAAGAAGTGGCAGTTGGACAGCCTATTGCAATAACA GTTGAAGATGCGGGTGATATTGAAGCTGTAAAGAATTCTTTTAGCAGCAGCTCAGTAAACCAAAAGGAGAAGGCCCCTCAACCCAGCACTAAAAGTGAGGTCAAAACTCACAAAAACAATACCGCACGGATCAGTCCAGCTGCAAAGTTGCTAATTACGGAATATGGATTGGATGCATCAACATTGAACGCAACTGGTCCTCTTAGCACCCTACTGAAAAGCGATGTTCTTTCTGCAATTAAATCAGGAAAATTGTCTCCAAAACCTGCTTCATCTAAAGCAAAGGCTCCATCATCTCAAAGTCATCAAGCAGCAGCTTCACATGAGTCAAAGTCTGACTTAAAGCAGTCAGAAGCTTATGAAGATTTTCCTAATAGTCAAATTCGCAAG GTGATTGCCAAGAGATTATTGGAATCTAAAATAAATACACCACACTTATATTTATCATCAG ATGTTATACTGGATCCTCTTCTTTCCCTTAGAAAGGATCTTAAAG AGCAGTATGATGTAAAAGTTTCAGTAAATGACATTATTATCAAAGTTGTAGCGGCTGCTCTAAAAAATGTACCAGAAGCAAACG CATACTGGAGTGATGAGAAGGGTGAAGTCATCTTATGCGATTCTGTTGACATATCAATAGCAGTTGCCACTGAAAAG GGCTTGATGACTCCAATATTAAAAAATGCCGATCACAAGACAATATCTGCCATCTCTTCAGAG GTCAAGGAACTGGCTGCAAAAGCACGTGCAGGCAAGTTGAAGCCTCAAGAGTTCCAAGGAGGGACTTTTAG CATTTCAAACTTAGGAATGTATCCCGTGGATAAATTCTGTGCAATTATAAATCCCCCACAg GCTTGCATTCTTGCTGTAGGGAGAGGCAACAAAGTTGTAGAACCAGTAATTGATGCTGATG GAATTGAGAAGCCATCAGTTGCTACTAAGTTGAACTTAACATTATCTGCCGATCATCGCGTCTTTGATGGCAAAGTTGGAG GTGCATTTCTCTCTGCTCTGAAGTCAAACTTCAGTGATATAAAACGACTTCTTTTATAA
- the LOC127097869 gene encoding dihydrolipoyllysine-residue acetyltransferase component 1 of pyruvate dehydrogenase complex, mitochondrial isoform X2, with protein MRLGSLDFPHEVLGMPALSPTMTQGNIAKWRKKEGDKIAVGDILCEIETDKATLEFESLEEGFLAKILVPDGSKDVPVGQPIAITVEEESDIQNVSASVGDESKVEEKKPTNQDVADEESKPESTSTIDTSDLPPHEILGMPALSPTMNQGNIAKWNKKEGDKIEVGDILCEIETDKATLEFESLEEGYLAKIVAPEGTKEVAVGQPIAITVEDAGDIEAVKNSFSSSSVNQKEKAPQPSTKSEVKTHKNNTARISPAAKLLITEYGLDASTLNATGPLSTLLKSDVLSAIKSGKLSPKPASSKAKAPSSQSHQAAASHESKSDLKQSEAYEDFPNSQIRKVIAKRLLESKINTPHLYLSSDVILDPLLSLRKDLKEQYDVKVSVNDIIIKVVAAALKNVPEANAYWSDEKGEVILCDSVDISIAVATEKGLMTPILKNADHKTISAISSEVKELAAKARAGKLKPQEFQGGTFSISNLGMYPVDKFCAIINPPQACILAVGRGNKVVEPVIDADGIEKPSVATKLNLTLSADHRVFDGKVGGAFLSALKSNFSDIKRLLL; from the exons ATGAGATTGGGCAGTCTCG ATTTTCCGCATGAAGTCCTTGGCATGCCAGCTTTATCTCCTACAATG ACCCAAGGTAATATTGCAAAATGGAGGAAAAAAGAAGGGGATAAG ATAGCAGTGGGTGATATACTATGTGAAATTGAAACTGACAAAGCTACACTTGAATTTGAAAGTCTTGAAGAAGG ATTTCTGGCTAAGATATTGGTACCTGATGGTTCAAAGGATGTGCCAGTTGGACAACCGATTGCAATAACA GTTGAGGAGGAAAGCGACATTCAAAATGTCTCTGCTTCTGTGGGGGATGAGAGCAAGGTTGAGGAGAAGAAACCAACAAATCAGGATGTTGCGGATGAGGAAAGTAAACCAGAATCAACTTCTACAATTGATACATCAGATCTTCCACCCCACGAAATTCTCGGAATGCCTGCTTTGTCCCCAACAATG AACCAAGGAAACATTGCTAAATGGAATAAAAAAGAAGGAGACAAG ATTGAAGTGGGTGACATATTATGCGAGATAGAGACAGACAAAGCTACCCTTGAATTTGAAAGTCTTGAAGAGGG ATACTTAGCTAAGATAGTTGCACCAGAAGGTACAAAAGAAGTGGCAGTTGGACAGCCTATTGCAATAACA GTTGAAGATGCGGGTGATATTGAAGCTGTAAAGAATTCTTTTAGCAGCAGCTCAGTAAACCAAAAGGAGAAGGCCCCTCAACCCAGCACTAAAAGTGAGGTCAAAACTCACAAAAACAATACCGCACGGATCAGTCCAGCTGCAAAGTTGCTAATTACGGAATATGGATTGGATGCATCAACATTGAACGCAACTGGTCCTCTTAGCACCCTACTGAAAAGCGATGTTCTTTCTGCAATTAAATCAGGAAAATTGTCTCCAAAACCTGCTTCATCTAAAGCAAAGGCTCCATCATCTCAAAGTCATCAAGCAGCAGCTTCACATGAGTCAAAGTCTGACTTAAAGCAGTCAGAAGCTTATGAAGATTTTCCTAATAGTCAAATTCGCAAG GTGATTGCCAAGAGATTATTGGAATCTAAAATAAATACACCACACTTATATTTATCATCAG ATGTTATACTGGATCCTCTTCTTTCCCTTAGAAAGGATCTTAAAG AGCAGTATGATGTAAAAGTTTCAGTAAATGACATTATTATCAAAGTTGTAGCGGCTGCTCTAAAAAATGTACCAGAAGCAAACG CATACTGGAGTGATGAGAAGGGTGAAGTCATCTTATGCGATTCTGTTGACATATCAATAGCAGTTGCCACTGAAAAG GGCTTGATGACTCCAATATTAAAAAATGCCGATCACAAGACAATATCTGCCATCTCTTCAGAG GTCAAGGAACTGGCTGCAAAAGCACGTGCAGGCAAGTTGAAGCCTCAAGAGTTCCAAGGAGGGACTTTTAG CATTTCAAACTTAGGAATGTATCCCGTGGATAAATTCTGTGCAATTATAAATCCCCCACAg GCTTGCATTCTTGCTGTAGGGAGAGGCAACAAAGTTGTAGAACCAGTAATTGATGCTGATG GAATTGAGAAGCCATCAGTTGCTACTAAGTTGAACTTAACATTATCTGCCGATCATCGCGTCTTTGATGGCAAAGTTGGAG GTGCATTTCTCTCTGCTCTGAAGTCAAACTTCAGTGATATAAAACGACTTCTTTTATAA